The Primulina tabacum isolate GXHZ01 chromosome 7, ASM2559414v2, whole genome shotgun sequence genome includes a window with the following:
- the LOC142551890 gene encoding protein TRANSPARENT TESTA 9-like isoform X2 translates to MWFSFWRSRDRFSLDELRYLIDHLTKVQIVNEVNKDFVIEALRSIAELITYGDQHDAAFFELFMEKQVLGEFVRVLRISKTVTVSVQLLQTMSIMIQNLKSEHSIYYMFSNEHVNYLITYSFDFRNEELLSYYISFLRAISGKLNKDTISLLVKMHDDEIVSFPLYVDAIRFAFHEESMIRTAVRALTLNIYHVGDDAVNRFISRAPHEIYFLNLIKFFRGQCSNLNHLVSDASKNLGPESRSSVLSAVDEIEDNLYYFSDVVSAGIPDVGKLIMDNILKLLIFPLVLPSLRMETVNETRIGAVTSLYLLCCILHIVKIKDLANTVAASLLCRTENFAVDAVYKINGYKLEHGSSNTCQNSNAINQSLESEDGSLLVTIPTSGSSQIHPENGTLGQDCSTSTSCAPREALLSYVSSGNDVQVSGSLSVLATLLQTKELDESIVDALGILPQRRQHKKQLLRALVGEDSGEEQLFSSESSLVKDGISSGLGFYLKKLRDHYGVSRVCPEDETSPRVHRFQVLDTLVGLFCRSKISAETLWDGGWLLRQLLPHSEREFNRSHLRLLQDSLYNCSNRVLEETKGTWSDMLVTVLCDEWRKCKRAIESSSPRKDPKSILLPQHKSLSGLTSGESSFAAGERMCETVKVYVLLHHLHIFSLGRVLPDQPTLLSAAEVSTESRAKNTGVNPAGPKPSTEINLVESLPCRIAFERGKERLFRFLSVTMGTSGWLVLAEELPMKQGYGVVRVVAPLAGCNPRIDDKHLKWLHLRIRPSSFPFSDTSKDMNHEKVKSKALVDGRWTLAFRDEEICKRALSMIVEEANLQSHQVETILKPLLELDKNLNNSSFQHTEGNSS, encoded by the exons ATGTGGTTTTCCTTTTGGAGATCCCGGGATCGATTCTCTTTAGATGAACTCAG ATACTTGATTGATCATTTGACTAAAGTTCAAATTGTGAATGAGGTTAACAAG GACTTTGTGATTGAGGCATTGAGATCTATTGCAGAGTTGATTACTTATGGTGACCAACATGATGCTGCCTTTTTTGA GCTTTTTATGGAGAAGCAGGTTTTGGGCGAGTTTGTACGCGTATTAAGAATCAGTAAAACTGTGACAGTTTCAGTCCAGCTTTTGCAAACAATGAGTATTATGATCCAGAACCTTAAAAGTGAACATTCAATAT ATTATATGTTTAGCAATGAACATGTGAACTACCTTATTACTTACTCATTTGACTTCCGAAACGAGGAGCTGTTGTCTTATTACATATCTTTTTTAAG GGCAATAAGCGGAAAGTTGAACAAGGACACCATTTCTCTTCTTGTCAAGATGCATGAT GACGAGATTGTTTCTTTCCCACTCTATGTTGATGCGATACGTTTTGCTTTCCATGAAGAAAGCATGATTCGGACTGCTGTGCGTGCATTAACACTTAATATTTATCATG TTGGAGATGATGCTGTAAATAGGTTTATATCAAGGGCTCCTCATGAGAtttatttcttgaatttgatcaaaTTTTTTAGAGGTCAATGCAGCAATTTGAATCATTTGGTTTCAGATGCTTCTAA GAATCTGGGCCCAGAATCAAGATCTTCTGTTCTTTCTGCAGTTGATGAGATTGAGGACAATCTGTATTACTTCAGTGATGTTGTCTCTGCTGGGATTCCTGATGTTGGGAAGTTGATAATGGACAACATTTTGAAGCTATTGATATTTCCATTGGTTCTTCCTTCTTTGAGAATGGAAACTGTCAAT GAGACAAGAATTGGTGCTGTCACTTCTTTATATTTACTTTGTTGCATTTTGCACATTGTCAAAATCAAAGATCTGGCAAACACTGTAGCTGCTTCTCTTCTGTGTCGAACAGAGAACTTCGCCGTAGATGCGGTATACAAAATCAATGGTTATAAGTTGGAACATGGTTCTTCAAACACATGTCAAAATTCTAATGCTATTAATCAGAGTTTAGAGTCTGAGGATGGAAGTTTGCTAGTTACAATTCCAACATCTGGTTCTTCGCAAATCCATCCAGAAAATGGTACCTTGGGGCAAGATTGTAGTACTAGTACATCATGTGCTCCTAG GGAGGCTTTGCTTTCTTATGTTAGCAGCGGCAACGATGTTCAAGTTTCAGGCTCTTTAAGTGTGCTTGCTACCTTATTACAGACTAAAG AACTGGATGAGTCGATTGTAGATGCTCTTGGCATACTTCCACAACGCAGGCAGCATAAGAAGCAGCTGCTG CGAGCCTTAGTTGGGGAAGATTCTGGTGAAGAACAACTCTTTTCTTCAGAAAGTAGTTTGGTCAAAGATGGCATCAGTAGTGGCCTTGGTTTCTATCTGAAAAAGTTGAGG GATCACTATGGAGTTTCACGTGTATGCCCGGAGGATGAAACTAGCCCTCGCGTGCATAGGTTTCAA GTACTCGATACGCTGGTCGGTCTCTTCTGCAGGTCAAAGATCTCTGCAGAAACATTGTGGGATGGTGGTTGGCTTTTGCGCCAATTGCTACCTCATAGTGAGAGAGAGTTTAACAGAAGTCATCTTAGATTACTCCAA GATTCACTCTACAATTGCAGTAATCGTGTTCTAGAGGAGACAAAAGGAACTTGGTCTGATATGTTGGTGACAGTTCTTTGTGACGAATGGAGAAAGTGCAAAAGAG CTATTGAGTCTTCTTCTCCTCGAAAAGATCCGAAGTCTATACTTTTGCCACAACATAAATCTCTCTCAG GGCTTACTTCCGGTGAATCATCATTTGCTGCTGGTGAAAGAATGTGCGAGACAGTGAAG GTGTATGTACTGCTTCATCATCTCCACATTTTCTCGCTCGGGAGAGTTTTGCCAGATCAACCTACTCTGCTCTCGGCAGCCGAAGTTTCAACAGAATCTAGAGCAAAAAATACTGGTGTAAATCCAGCAGGACCAAAGCCAAGCACTGAGATTAATCTTG TCGAATCATTGCCATGTAGAATCGCGTTTGAAAGGGGAAAAGAGCGCCTTTTTCGTTTTCTGTCGGTGACCATGGGAACCTCGGGGTGGCTTGTTCTTGCAGAGGAGTTACCCATGAAACAAGGTTATGGAGTTGTCCGAGTTGTAGCCCCGTTAGCTGGATGTAAT CCCAGAATAGATGATAAGCATTTGAAGTGGTTGCACCTTCGAATCCGTCCATCCTCATTCCCTTTCTCTGACACCAGTAAGGATATGAACCACGAAAAAGTGAAATCAAAAGCTTTGGTAGATGGAAGGTGGACTCTAGCGTTTCGAGATGAGGAGATTTGCAAGCGTGCCTTATCCATGATTGTTGAAGAGGCCAATTTACAGAGCCATCAGGTAGAAACTATACTAAAACCTTTGCTTGAActtgataaaaatttaaataattcaagTTTTCAACATACAGAAGGCAACTCTTCTTGA
- the LOC142551890 gene encoding protein TRANSPARENT TESTA 9-like isoform X1, with protein MWFSFWRSRDRFSLDELRYLIDHLTKVQIVNEVNKDFVIEALRSIAELITYGDQHDAAFFELFMEKQVLGEFVRVLRISKTVTVSVQLLQTMSIMIQNLKSEHSIYYMFSNEHVNYLITYSFDFRNEELLSYYISFLRAISGKLNKDTISLLVKMHDDEIVSFPLYVDAIRFAFHEESMIRTAVRALTLNIYHVGDDAVNRFISRAPHEIYFLNLIKFFRGQCSNLNHLVSDASKNLGPESRSSVLSAVDEIEDNLYYFSDVVSAGIPDVGKLIMDNILKLLIFPLVLPSLRMETVNETRIGAVTSLYLLCCILHIVKIKDLANTVAASLLCRTENFAVDAVYKINGYKLEHGSSNTCQNSNAINQSLESEDGSLLVTIPTSGSSQIHPENGTLGQDCSTSTSCAPREALLSYVSSGNDVQVSGSLSVLATLLQTKELDESIVDALGILPQRRQHKKQLLRALVGEDSGEEQLFSSESSLVKDGISSGLGFYLKKLRDHYGVSRVCPEDETSPRVHRFQVLDTLVGLFCRSKISAETLWDGGWLLRQLLPHSEREFNRSHLRLLQDSLYNCSNRVLEETKGTWSDMLVTVLCDEWRKCKRAIESSSPRKDPKSILLPQHKSLSGGLTSGESSFAAGERMCETVKVYVLLHHLHIFSLGRVLPDQPTLLSAAEVSTESRAKNTGVNPAGPKPSTEINLVESLPCRIAFERGKERLFRFLSVTMGTSGWLVLAEELPMKQGYGVVRVVAPLAGCNPRIDDKHLKWLHLRIRPSSFPFSDTSKDMNHEKVKSKALVDGRWTLAFRDEEICKRALSMIVEEANLQSHQVETILKPLLELDKNLNNSSFQHTEGNSS; from the exons ATGTGGTTTTCCTTTTGGAGATCCCGGGATCGATTCTCTTTAGATGAACTCAG ATACTTGATTGATCATTTGACTAAAGTTCAAATTGTGAATGAGGTTAACAAG GACTTTGTGATTGAGGCATTGAGATCTATTGCAGAGTTGATTACTTATGGTGACCAACATGATGCTGCCTTTTTTGA GCTTTTTATGGAGAAGCAGGTTTTGGGCGAGTTTGTACGCGTATTAAGAATCAGTAAAACTGTGACAGTTTCAGTCCAGCTTTTGCAAACAATGAGTATTATGATCCAGAACCTTAAAAGTGAACATTCAATAT ATTATATGTTTAGCAATGAACATGTGAACTACCTTATTACTTACTCATTTGACTTCCGAAACGAGGAGCTGTTGTCTTATTACATATCTTTTTTAAG GGCAATAAGCGGAAAGTTGAACAAGGACACCATTTCTCTTCTTGTCAAGATGCATGAT GACGAGATTGTTTCTTTCCCACTCTATGTTGATGCGATACGTTTTGCTTTCCATGAAGAAAGCATGATTCGGACTGCTGTGCGTGCATTAACACTTAATATTTATCATG TTGGAGATGATGCTGTAAATAGGTTTATATCAAGGGCTCCTCATGAGAtttatttcttgaatttgatcaaaTTTTTTAGAGGTCAATGCAGCAATTTGAATCATTTGGTTTCAGATGCTTCTAA GAATCTGGGCCCAGAATCAAGATCTTCTGTTCTTTCTGCAGTTGATGAGATTGAGGACAATCTGTATTACTTCAGTGATGTTGTCTCTGCTGGGATTCCTGATGTTGGGAAGTTGATAATGGACAACATTTTGAAGCTATTGATATTTCCATTGGTTCTTCCTTCTTTGAGAATGGAAACTGTCAAT GAGACAAGAATTGGTGCTGTCACTTCTTTATATTTACTTTGTTGCATTTTGCACATTGTCAAAATCAAAGATCTGGCAAACACTGTAGCTGCTTCTCTTCTGTGTCGAACAGAGAACTTCGCCGTAGATGCGGTATACAAAATCAATGGTTATAAGTTGGAACATGGTTCTTCAAACACATGTCAAAATTCTAATGCTATTAATCAGAGTTTAGAGTCTGAGGATGGAAGTTTGCTAGTTACAATTCCAACATCTGGTTCTTCGCAAATCCATCCAGAAAATGGTACCTTGGGGCAAGATTGTAGTACTAGTACATCATGTGCTCCTAG GGAGGCTTTGCTTTCTTATGTTAGCAGCGGCAACGATGTTCAAGTTTCAGGCTCTTTAAGTGTGCTTGCTACCTTATTACAGACTAAAG AACTGGATGAGTCGATTGTAGATGCTCTTGGCATACTTCCACAACGCAGGCAGCATAAGAAGCAGCTGCTG CGAGCCTTAGTTGGGGAAGATTCTGGTGAAGAACAACTCTTTTCTTCAGAAAGTAGTTTGGTCAAAGATGGCATCAGTAGTGGCCTTGGTTTCTATCTGAAAAAGTTGAGG GATCACTATGGAGTTTCACGTGTATGCCCGGAGGATGAAACTAGCCCTCGCGTGCATAGGTTTCAA GTACTCGATACGCTGGTCGGTCTCTTCTGCAGGTCAAAGATCTCTGCAGAAACATTGTGGGATGGTGGTTGGCTTTTGCGCCAATTGCTACCTCATAGTGAGAGAGAGTTTAACAGAAGTCATCTTAGATTACTCCAA GATTCACTCTACAATTGCAGTAATCGTGTTCTAGAGGAGACAAAAGGAACTTGGTCTGATATGTTGGTGACAGTTCTTTGTGACGAATGGAGAAAGTGCAAAAGAG CTATTGAGTCTTCTTCTCCTCGAAAAGATCCGAAGTCTATACTTTTGCCACAACATAAATCTCTCTCAGGTG GGCTTACTTCCGGTGAATCATCATTTGCTGCTGGTGAAAGAATGTGCGAGACAGTGAAG GTGTATGTACTGCTTCATCATCTCCACATTTTCTCGCTCGGGAGAGTTTTGCCAGATCAACCTACTCTGCTCTCGGCAGCCGAAGTTTCAACAGAATCTAGAGCAAAAAATACTGGTGTAAATCCAGCAGGACCAAAGCCAAGCACTGAGATTAATCTTG TCGAATCATTGCCATGTAGAATCGCGTTTGAAAGGGGAAAAGAGCGCCTTTTTCGTTTTCTGTCGGTGACCATGGGAACCTCGGGGTGGCTTGTTCTTGCAGAGGAGTTACCCATGAAACAAGGTTATGGAGTTGTCCGAGTTGTAGCCCCGTTAGCTGGATGTAAT CCCAGAATAGATGATAAGCATTTGAAGTGGTTGCACCTTCGAATCCGTCCATCCTCATTCCCTTTCTCTGACACCAGTAAGGATATGAACCACGAAAAAGTGAAATCAAAAGCTTTGGTAGATGGAAGGTGGACTCTAGCGTTTCGAGATGAGGAGATTTGCAAGCGTGCCTTATCCATGATTGTTGAAGAGGCCAATTTACAGAGCCATCAGGTAGAAACTATACTAAAACCTTTGCTTGAActtgataaaaatttaaataattcaagTTTTCAACATACAGAAGGCAACTCTTCTTGA
- the LOC142551892 gene encoding putative membrane protein At1g16860 gives MGSRFPSHQLSNGLYVSGRPEQPKERTPSMSSVAMPYTGGDIKRSGELGKMLDIPIDSSRSRKSGPINNAPTRTGSFGGATSNSGQLNSANRVSFSSSGGVPGSASLKKTNSGPLNKHGEPLKKSSGPQGGGTAVSRQNSGTLAPVLPTTGLITSGPITSGPLNSAGAPRKSSGPLESTSSMKLHHASILNNQAVTHLNQVDEYSIHNSFPKPILWSIILLFVMGFIAGGFILGAVRSPILLAVVVILFAAVATIFAWNTCWGRRAVTDYIASYPHAELRTAKNGQFVKVSGVVTCGNIPLESSFQKVPRCVYTSTSLYEYRGWDSKAANPMHRRFTWGFRSLERHVVDFYISDYQSGLRALVKTGYGAKVTPYVDESVLVDVNPLENVVKSPEFLRWLGARNLSSDDRVMRLKEGYIKEGSTICVMGVVQRNENVLMIVPPAEPFSTGCQWSKCILPASLEGIVLSCDASSIDVIPV, from the exons ATGGGCTCCCGATTTCCTTCGCATCAGTTGAGCAATGGCCTCTATGTATCAGGCCGGCCTGAGCAGCCAAAAGAAAGGACTCCCTCAATGAGCTCGGTTGCCATGCCTTACACTGGAGGTGATATCAAAAGGTCTGGAGAACTCGGAAAAATGTTGGACATCCCTATAGATAGCTCAAGATCCCGAAAATCTGGCCCTATAAATAATGCTCCTACTAGGACAGGTTCATTTGGTGGCGCTACTTCTAACTCCGGGCAATTAAATTCTGCTAATCGTGTTTCCTTCTCTTCTTCTGGAGGGGTTCCTGGGTCTGCGTCGTTGAAGAAGACAAATTCTGGACCACTTAATAAACACGGGGAACCATTAAAAAAATCATCTGGTCCACAGGGTGGAGGAACAGCCGTTTCTCGTCAAAATTCAGGTACTCTTGCTCCGGTTCTCCCAACCACAGGCCTCATCACATCTGGACCTATTACATCGGGCCCCCTGAATTCAGCTGGGGCTCCTAGAAAGTCATCTGGTCCTTTGGAATCTACGAGCTCGATGAAGTTGCATCATGCTTCTATTTTAAATAACCAGGCTGTCACCCACCTTAACCAGGTTGATGAATATTCCATCCACAACAGCTTTCCGAAGCCAATTCTCTGGTCCATCATTCTTCTCTTTGTGATGGGATTTATTGCTGGAGGTTTCATCCTTGGAGCAGTTCGTAGTCCCATCCTTCTTGCCGTGGTTGTTATTCTCTTTGCAGCAGTGGCCACCATATTTGCCTGGAACACATGTTGGGGAAGAAGAGCTGTTACTGATTATATAGCTAGTTATCCACATGCAGAACTAAGAACTGCAAAAAATGGCCAATTCGTCAAGGTTTCTGGG GTTGTCACCTGTGGAAATATTCCTCTTGAATCATCATTCCAAAAAGTTCCCAGATGTGTTTATACTTCCACGAGTTTATATGAGTACCGGGGATGGGACTCAAAAGCTGCCAACCCCATGCATCGCCGCTTTACCTGGGGCTTTCGATCATTAGAG AGGCACGTGGTTGATTTCTATATATCTGACTACCAATCTGGATTGAGGGCGCTAGTTAAGACTGGCTATGGTGCAAAGGTGACTCCATATGTAGATGAATCTGTTTTGGTCGACGTCAATCCATTGGAGAACGTGGTCAAGTCTCCTGAATTTCTCAGATGGTTGGGGGCAAGAAACCTTTCCAGTGATGACCGTGTAATGCGACTCAAAGAAGG ATACATCAAAGAAGGTAGCACAATATGCGTTATGGGAGTCGTGCAACGGAATGAAAATGTTTTGATGATTGTTCCTCCGGCCGAACCCTTTTCAACTGGTTGTCAGTGGAGTAAATGCATTCTTCCAGCCAGTCTTGAAGGCATTGTTTTGAGTTGCGACGCCTCAAGTATTGACGTTATACCAGTGTAA
- the LOC142551888 gene encoding uncharacterized protein LOC142551888: protein MHEGGGRADVSPKTSFVLALKPRQVLLEELQRNLAVAKAMERKRPENSAQQEESVLICSIALWLQNKGLLKVLKRFISATQIQDDDWKARALNLSEIFSKYLDTCNDTDKDNTKKKLEEPCAASAEQTGAHCAVSEGIVSEKKKKKKGNVPAINSERTSEDAAIKEKANESNLKLQSEKDCKTNGALIHGEQKSKTFNESTMEIVCELTPELGDESVKKQKDKKKKKSESTITAENQLNAISEMTKGKQKDLLSVASNGKQDSEVIVEMKDKKKKKKMKTDDLVADDMNYALGIYNKVFSDKNAEALDSEKPIDTASKKKSVEAAGVVVKESKRSSKKRKGLASDENEELPILDVVVGQSKRRKTDGVETQITLPGANGQADSHNKEENFQVGRERQAGEILDGDPNNGAEKLNQPKSAAKQHKNSAEPKTVNAFQRVKIGEVEYVDERLQDNSYWAKDGAESGYGAKAQEILGQVKGRGFRHEKTKKKRGSYRGGQIDLQSHSIKFNYTDDD, encoded by the exons ATGCACGAAGGCGGAGGGCGTGCTGACGTAAGCCCTAAAACATCATTCGTGCTTGCACTTAAGCCTCGCCAGGTGCTCCTCGAAGAACTTCAAAGAAACCTGGCGGTGGCCAAGGCAATGGAAAGGAAGCGGCCTGAAAACTCCGCTCAACAAGAAGAGTCTGTTTTGATTTGCTCCATAGCCCTGTGGCTTCAAAATAAAGGCCTACTCAAAGTCCTCAAACGTTTCATCTCCGCAACTCAAATTCAG GACGATGATTGGAAGGCCAGGGCACTTAACTTGAGTGAGATTTTCTCCAAGTATTTGGATACTTG TAATGATACTGACAAAGATAACACCAAAAAGAAGCTGG AAGAACCGTGTGCTGCGTCAGCAGAGCAAACTGGTGCACATTGTGCAGTGTCTGAAGGGATTGTAAgtgagaagaagaaaaagaaaaaggggAATGTCCCAGCCATCAATTCTGAAAGAACTTCTGAAGATGCTGCAATCAAAGAAAAAGCAAATGAATCAAATTTGAAGCTCCAATCGGAGAAAGACTGCAAGACAAATGGTGCCCTTATCCACGGTGAACAGAAATCGAAAACGTTTAACGAGTCTACCATGGAAATAGTTTGTGAATTAACACCAGAATTAGGGGATGAATCGGTTAAGAAACAAAAGGacaagaaaaaaaagaagtCAGAATCAACAATTACTGCTGAAAACCAATTAAATGCAATCTCTGAGATGACCAAAGGGAAACAGAAAGATTTACTATCAGTGGCAAGCAACGGTAAACAAGATTCTGAGGTCATAGTTGAAATGaaagataaaaagaagaaaaagaaaatgaagactGATGATCTTGTAGCTGACGATATGAATTATGCATTGGGTATATATAATAAGGTGTTTTCTGATAAAAATGCAGAAGCACTTGACTCAGAAAAACCAATTGATACCGCATCTAAAAAGAAATCAGTTGAGGCTGCTGGAGTTGTGGTTAAGGAATCTAAAAGATCTTCTAAGAAAAGAAAAGGTCTGGCTTCTGATGAAAATGAAGAACTGCCTATTTTGGATGTGGTGGTTGGGCAATCAAAGCGGAGAAAAACTGACGGTGTTGAGACACAGATTACACTCCCTGGAGCCAATGGACAAGCTGACAGCCACAATAAAGAAGAAAATTTTCAAGTTGGTCGTGAGAGACAAGCTGGTGAAATTCTTGATGGGGATCCCAACAATGGAGCGGAGAAACTGAATCAACCAAAATCTGCTGCGAAACAGCATAAAAATTCTGCCGAG CCGAAAACGGTAAATGCGTTTCAAAGAGTTAAAATTGGAGAGGTGGAATATGTTGATGAGAGGCTTCAAGATAATTCTTATTGGGCTAAG GATGGTGCTGAAAGTGGTTATGGGGCAAAGGCACAAGAAATCCTCGGTCAGGTCAAAGGAAG GGGCTTCAGACATGAAAAAACCAAGAAGAAGCGTGGTAGCTATAGAGGAGGACAAATTGACCTGCAATCCCATTCGATAAAATTCAATTACACTGATGACGACTGA
- the LOC142551891 gene encoding RNA-binding KH domain-containing protein PEPPER-like, with protein sequence MASSQSTAINGAATEEAAENTEELTVEEAAEIFDGEEDAPTEVADTVEVAEMDEKEKELAELKAKWPGWPGYSVFRVVVPVLKVGGIIGRKGDIIKKLVEDTRARIRILDGPATSPDRIVLISGKEEPEAAVPPAMDAIIRIFKRVNGLLEDDGDGNALGSTGAVFCSFRLLVASTQAISLIGKQGSVIKSIQESTGAAIRVLSSDESPVYASSDERVVDLQGEAVKVLKGLEAVVGHLRKFLVDHTVLPLFEKSNNALATQERQVEAWAEKTSLHSTPQTTLGSDYFVSLKRDSLFLDRESQIESRLNQSRLSVYGADHGLGSRSSAIGHSGGPIVTQVAQTMQVPLAYAEDIIGVQGANIDYIRRTSGAILTVQESRGLPDEITVEIKGTSSQVQVAQQLIQDFTSGHREQLQGSYGKLESSLRHSYSQLGSSSYSTSLSGQPYSSYGSSGVGGYSSFRL encoded by the exons ATGGCTTCCAGTCAATCGACAGCAATCAACGGCGCCGCTACCGAAGAAGCAGCCGAAAACACAGAGGAGCTTACGGTGGAAGAAGCAGCCGAAATCTTCGATGGCGAGGAGGACGCTCCAACTGAGGTTGCGGATACCGTGGAAGTTGCGGAGATGGATGAAAAGGAGAAGGAATTAGCTGAATTGAAGGCTAAGTGGCCCGGATGGCCGGGTTATTCGGTATTTAGAGTGGTGGTGCCAGTGCTGAAGGTGGGCGGTATAATTGGGCGGAAGGGAGATATCATTAAGAAGCTCGTTGAAGATACGCGTGCTAGAATTCGTATTCTCGACGGACCTGCCACCTCTCCCGATCGCATT GTTTTGATATCTGGGAAGGAAGAACCAGAAGCAGCAGTGCCTCCAGCTATGGATGCCATAATAAGAATCTTCAAACGTGTCAATGGACTACTTGAGGATGATGGTGATGGAAATGCCCTTGGTTCTACTGGTGCTGTCTTTTGTTCGTTTCGTTTGTTGGTGGCATCAACACAGGCCATTAGTTTAATCGGAAAGCAAGGCTCTGTCATCAAGTCTATTCAAGAAAGCACTGGTGCTGCCATCCGGGTGCTTTCTAGTG ATGAATCGCCTGTTTATGCTAGTTCCGATGAAAGGGTTGTTGATTTACAAGGAGAAGCTGTCAAAGTCCTAAAAGGATTGGAAGCTGTGGTGGGCCACCTGAGAAAGTTTTTGGTGGATCACACGGTTCTTCCTTTATTTGAGAAGAGT AATAATGCTCTAGCGACACAGGAAAGACAAGTAGAAGCTTGGGCTGAGAAGACATCACTGCATTCTACCCCACAAACGACGTTAGGCTCCGATTACTTTGTTTCCCTAAAGCGGGATTCACTCTTCCTCGACCGTGAAAGCCAGATAGAATCCCGTCTGAACCAGTCCAGACTTTCAGTGTATGGAGCAGATCATGGACTTGGAAGTCGCTCTTCAGCAATAGGACATTCTGGTGGACCTATTGTCACTCAG GTTGCACAGACAATGCAAGTACCACTTGCTTATGCAGAGGATATAATTGGAGTTCAGGGAGCAAATATTGATTACATTAGACGCACTAGTGGTGCCATTCTTACTGTGCAAGAGAGTAGGGGCCTGCCTGATGAAATCACCGTGGAGATAAAAGGCACCTCTTCACAAGTTCAAGTAGCCCAGCAACTTATTCAG GACTTCACCAGTGGTCACAGAGAGCAACTTCAGGGGAGCTATGGCAAGCTTGAATCCAGTTTACGACATTCCTACTCTCAGTTAGGTAGCAGTTCCTACTCAACATCATTAAGCGGGCAACCTTATTCTAGCTATGGATCATCTGGTGTTGGTGGTTATAGTAGCTTTAGGCTGTGA
- the LOC142551889 gene encoding large ribosomal subunit protein uL30y-like — protein sequence MVEEVKGGVVPESVLKKQKRNEEWALAKAKELGEAKKKKSATRKLICSKARLYAKEYEDQEKELIRLKREARLKGGFYVNPEAKLLFIIRIRGINAMHPRTKKILQLLRLRQIFNGVFLKVNKATMNMLHRVEPYVTYGYPNLKSVRELIYKRGYGKVNKQRIALTDNSIIEQVLGKHGIICMEDLIHEILSVGPHFKQANNFLWPFQLKAPLGGLKKKRNHYVEGGDAGNREDYINELIRRMN from the exons ATGGTTGAGGAAGTCAAAGGTGGTGTTGTTCCCGAGTCAGTTTTAAAGAAGCAGAAGAGGAATGAGGAATGGGCCCTTGCAAAGGCCAAAGAGCTTGGGGAAgcaaagaaaaagaaatctgCGACCCGAAAGCTGATCTGCAGTAAAGCAAGGCTGTATGCAAAAGAGTACGAGGATCAG GAAAAGGAATTGATCCGCTTGAAGCGTGAGGCTAGATTGAAGGGAGGCTTTTATGTCAATCCAGAAGCTAAGCTTTTGTTCATTATCAGAATCAGGGG AATCAATGCCATGCACCCAAGAACCAAGAAAATTTTGCAGCTTCTTCGTTTGCGTCAG ATCTTTAACGGAGTCTTTCTAAAAGTTAACAAGGCTACGATGAACATGCTTCATAGGGTTGAGCCTTATGTTACATACGG TTACCCCAACCTTAAAAGTGTCCGCGAGTTGATCTACAAGCGTGGCTATGGAAAAGTCAATAAGCAAAGAATTGCATTGACTGATAACTCGATCATCGAGCAG GTGTTGGGTAAGCACGGAATAATTTGCATGGAAGATCTTATTCACGAGATCTTGTCCGTTGGACCCCATTTCAAGCAAGCAAACAATTTCTTGTGGCCATTCCAACTCAAGGCACCTCTAGGTGgattgaagaagaagaggaaCCATTATGTCGAGGGTGGTGATGCTGGTAATCGTGAGGATTACATCAATGAGCTTATTCGAAGGATGAACTGA